The Lutra lutra chromosome 1, mLutLut1.2, whole genome shotgun sequence genomic sequence TAGGTTTTACAGAGATAATGGAGTACACTCTTATTTATCATTTGTCCTACATTTCAAGCAGCTGAACACAATAAAGTAAAACAGAATCCTAATGGATGTGGCAAAGTGGAGAacgtgaaaaatatttttcaaagatattttattctGATGGCCATTTTACCCCTGAAATATGTAATAACATACCTGGCTATTTCCATGCAAATGGAGATTCAGTAAATATATGCTGAATCTAAAATATCACCATTTATCTGGGCAGAAATCTGATATAATTTAGCAAATAACACACATAGTTTCACAAATCATCCCTGGTCCTATATAGCATATATGGTATCTTTTTGCAAATAGGAAGCGAAGCCAAACCTCTGTTTTCAACTAGAATGTCGTTTTGTCAATGTtatatgtggtatataaatactaagatggaatgggagaaaaaaaagtaaaggaaggaaacagcaaagggaaggaaagtgaGTCCTCATTCTCCCTGGGGCACACTGGGTCTGAAAACATTGAGGGGAAAAGTGTGTCACCTTACTGGGCTCACGCATCATAATCACTTGAAAATGATATGGGTATAATTTTATCCTTAAGTGGCCTCTACTTAAGGACAAAGACACAGGGTGAGAAGGGAATTCTGTTGGCCAGAATTCTGGAGACTCAGATCtccaacaaaaatttaaaatgacaaatacagGGTTTATTTCTTGTTCTCAAACTCATGGACCGTTTTTAGAATTCTGCCCCTTGAAAGTTCCTTCTGAAAGGGGAGGTCCCATTTTACAAGGAAGCTACCAAACACTCCTCAACCTGTTTCTCTAGCTTCCAAACCAACATTCTTTGGGGCTCTAGAAGGGACAACAATGACATGCAAATAAGTTTGCATGTGAAAATATCCTGATTTCCACAACTGTCCTTGAATACACGCACTGAGTTAAGTTACAGCTGAGGAATAACATCCATGCTGGGCACAATTTTTCAGCCTCTATCACCTAATGGGAATCTCCCTGCACTTTGCAAAAGGTTAGATACTGACACCCATCAACAAATGTGCAGTGTATTTACGATCCCCTTAAAAGGTTCCAAAATTAAATACAGACCTATAGAAAGTTAACTTCTGTGTGCAAATTAATGCACAAGGATACTGGTTCCTCCAAGGAATTGTGCCAAGCCTCTCTGTTTACAAATCAAGTAGAGATTAAAAGCATAAACAAAAACAGCGATCTTTTTAGGAGTTCCAGCCGATCTTTTTAGGAGTTCTAGCCGGCCAGTGCTGAGGTAAGTGTTCATCTACCTTATGTGCTTGATCTAAATTATCTTATGAAGTCAAGACTTCCCATTCAATGACTTATTTGGCTCTTACCCAAAAGGACTTGTCAGGAAGTGTGGTAAGTTAAATTAAATAAGCCACCTCGATAGTTTGTGTTAATCTAGAGTTGTTATCTCAAGGACAGGTTATCACTTATGAGAAATGTCTTAAATAACACTGGCCAATGTGGTTGTCAGAAAGGATTTCAGGAACACGTTCACTAATTTTTCAGTGATTTAGGGTGACTGCTATTCATTTCCATAGTGTGGCTCCAAATGAGACCAGTGTTTAACCACGCAAAGGTAATGTTATTTAACTTAATGTCTTCAGTTACAACTCAAGTAATATGCTTTTGACTTTCATAATATAACTGCCTCAGTTATTcctgaatattatatttttaattataagcaAGGATAAATGGCATTGGTCTAGAACTGTGTCTTCTCACCTTCCCCGATGACTGCTTTAGGAACCACAGCCACATTAGTGGGTTAGCTCCCTTTCTCCTGGTAAGCTACTTTCAGtcctaccaaaattttaaaatttaaaaaccatcttccttccctcctgggtGGAATGTTAGACCCTGATTTACAGTAAAGTAAGAAAAGCTTATTCTTAGTGCTCTCTCCATGCCTGAAACTATGTCTGAGGACCAGTCATTTGGGCATTGCTTCAAAAGGCACATTTATTCCAGTGGCAATTTAAATaagtagagaaggaaagaataaaattaaaaacaaaacaaacaaaaaattggatGGGTTGTGTGGAATACATTAAAGTAAATCGAAACCTGGGATGTATACAAACCACTGAGCTCCTCAACAATAGTTTAACCAGAGTCCCTAAGGTAGAATAATTCACAGTTGTATCATAACACACATAAGCCTTCGGaaaacactgtttaaaaaaatagttgagaATTCTCAAGCAGCTTGCCCTGATGTCCAGTTCAAGTGTATGCAATGCAGAAGGGCTGCAAAATTCAAAACTATGTAACAAAGATAATTCAGTGCATATCACAGGCTTtgataaattatgaaaaatcattatatatattactatttaaataacatctgagaaacattttgaaataattaatttgtGTTCACATTCCATGCATTTTCTAGCAGGTTAAGCCCTGGGTTTGTGTCTTTGTGCCCATTCCCTACAAAGCTCCATTCTTTTTACAAATCCAAGCATTCCTCAGACTGAAATGGAAGTATCCAGGGATTTTGTCTACTTACCCTCTTTACTGCATACCTGACCTCACCAGGACTACTCCTCATTACCACTGGCGCAGACGACGACTGGAAAACCAAACTGTTCGGGGTTTTATTGGGGATTTTACTCGCTCCCTCTGAAAAACCCTGGATGTCAGAGACACCACCGGATTTTTTTCCAGGAGCAAGAACCAGtggccctctccctcttgcttgaACCATATCTCCCCTCTTCCAAAGGCCCCAAGTGCACTGAGACCACCTTGTTGTATTCGACTTTTTCCCTGTGGTTTTGCAGCACCTTCCTTGAGCAAAGAAGTAAACACAACAAACTTGAAAACAAACCAACGATAGCAACAACAGAAACTCCAAACAAATAGGAGGGCGAACCAGCAGCCTCCTCCAAGGCAAGGCGGAGGTTCACTTTTTACAGTAGAATTCAGTTTTGTTTAGGAACTTCTTGATGACCAGCCCCAGGCATACCACCAGCAGCAGCATGTAGCCCACTGTGCCAGAGAAGGTGGGCGCCGCAGGTGGCGCCTTGAGGAATTGGCGCAGGCCCTCCTCCACGTAGTACACCTGGTCATAGATGCTAAGGAACGTGAATATGTGGAAGAGCTGGTGACTGTGGCCAATAATGTCGAAGAGGCCCGGATGGATGCGCTCAGGGATCTTGCTCACATTGAAGAAGGCGGCCACCACCAGCCAAAAGTAGCGACGATAGAAGTGCACGAAGAGCGTGGGGTTCTCGCCACGCAGGTCAAAGAGCCAGCTCTCGAGCATGATGGGGCAGGCCATGCTGAGGGGCATGACGAACACAAAAGTGCGAAGCGCGAAGGGGTAAGAGCACCAGTCCGTGCGGCTCTTGCAGCAGGCCACCGTGCAGGCCACGGCCAGCACGAAGGCCACCGGCAGCACGAGCGCCCGGTAGGCGGCGATGAGGCGCGTGCAGTCCACGTGCCAGCCCAGGCGCTGCTGCACATACGGCGTCATCACTCTGGCGTCCAGCAAGCTCAGGCCCGGCAGCAGGTAGTAGTAGTAGGCCACCGTGCTGCCGAAGCCGTAGTAGCTGATGGACGCGTAGTCCAGGTAGAAGAAGGCAGCGCGCAGGCGCAACGACAGGCAGCTGAACACGTGCGCTGTGCAGCTCATGGCGAAGGTTAGCAGCACGCCCGACGCGTAGCACCACAGCGGCAACAGCCACGGGTGATGAAAGGGCACGTCCTGGCCGCTCAGGAAAAACAGGCGGCAGAACTTGCTTAGGAACAGCAGCAGCGGGATGAAGTGCGTCCAGAAGTTGAGCGTCTCGTTGGTGGGCTTCAGCACCGAGGCCAGGCACTCCTGCGCTGTACAGGGCAGCCGCCGGTAGCCCGACAGGATGAAGCACTCCACGAAGTCGTCGGGCACCTCGTCCCAGCGCAGCAGCGGCTTGGCCGATGCCGGAGGGTCC encodes the following:
- the PAQR9 gene encoding membrane progestin receptor epsilon — its product is MPRRLQPRGAGTKGPPATTTAASEAASSSHPSASGDPPASAKPLLRWDEVPDDFVECFILSGYRRLPCTAQECLASVLKPTNETLNFWTHFIPLLLFLSKFCRLFFLSGQDVPFHHPWLLPLWCYASGVLLTFAMSCTAHVFSCLSLRLRAAFFYLDYASISYYGFGSTVAYYYYLLPGLSLLDARVMTPYVQQRLGWHVDCTRLIAAYRALVLPVAFVLAVACTVACCKSRTDWCSYPFALRTFVFVMPLSMACPIMLESWLFDLRGENPTLFVHFYRRYFWLVVAAFFNVSKIPERIHPGLFDIIGHSHQLFHIFTFLSIYDQVYYVEEGLRQFLKAPPAAPTFSGTVGYMLLLVVCLGLVIKKFLNKTEFYCKK